A genomic region of Chryseobacterium sp. KACC 21268 contains the following coding sequences:
- the ilvA gene encoding threonine ammonia-lyase IlvA has protein sequence MKMNETLIFPTLEAVKEARKSIENVVNYTPLQYSARLSEKFGANIFLKREDLQPVRSYKLRGAYNKIKTLFNEGKVSQGIVCASAGNHAQGVAFSCKQLQIKGTIFMPVTTPKQKLEQVEMFGGNYAEIRLVGDTFDASKTAAFEFAETSGAAFIHPFDDVQIIEGQATLALEILEQQKENIDFIFIPIGGGGLASGISTVFKELSKETQLIGVEPKGAPSMRLSIENNINTELSEVDSFVDGAAVKRVGDLTFEICKTALEDCISVDEGKICETILQLYNKDAIVLEPAGALSISALEQYRNQIKGKNVVCIVSGSNNDITRMEEIKERALLYNGLKHYFMVKFPQRPGSLKDFVLNVLGSNDDITHFEYTKKNSRETALAIVGIELSNPLDFDCLKERMQELGYFESYLNDNPDVLNMLI, from the coding sequence ATGAAGATGAACGAAACGCTCATATTTCCAACTCTGGAAGCGGTAAAAGAAGCCCGGAAAAGTATAGAAAATGTCGTGAATTACACGCCGTTGCAATACAGTGCGAGATTGTCAGAAAAATTTGGAGCCAATATTTTCCTTAAAAGAGAAGATTTGCAACCTGTAAGGTCGTACAAATTGCGAGGTGCTTACAACAAAATCAAAACGCTTTTTAACGAAGGCAAAGTTTCTCAAGGCATTGTCTGCGCCAGTGCGGGAAATCACGCGCAAGGTGTGGCTTTTTCCTGCAAGCAACTTCAAATCAAAGGAACGATTTTTATGCCGGTCACCACACCGAAACAGAAGCTTGAACAGGTCGAAATGTTTGGCGGCAATTACGCTGAAATCAGATTGGTTGGCGATACTTTTGATGCTTCAAAAACTGCAGCTTTTGAATTTGCAGAAACTTCGGGAGCCGCTTTCATTCATCCATTTGATGACGTTCAGATTATTGAAGGTCAGGCGACTTTGGCTTTGGAAATTTTGGAACAGCAAAAAGAGAATATCGATTTCATCTTCATTCCAATTGGAGGCGGCGGTTTGGCTTCAGGAATATCAACGGTCTTCAAGGAACTTTCAAAAGAAACTCAGTTGATTGGAGTAGAACCAAAAGGTGCACCTTCGATGAGATTATCAATTGAAAATAATATCAATACAGAATTATCGGAAGTTGATAGTTTTGTGGACGGAGCGGCGGTGAAAAGAGTTGGCGATTTGACTTTTGAGATTTGTAAAACTGCGCTGGAAGATTGTATTTCTGTGGATGAAGGAAAGATTTGTGAAACGATTTTGCAATTGTATAATAAAGATGCAATTGTGTTGGAGCCAGCGGGAGCATTGTCTATTTCTGCTTTGGAACAATATCGAAATCAAATCAAAGGGAAAAATGTGGTTTGCATTGTCAGCGGAAGTAACAATGACATTACGAGAATGGAGGAAATCAAAGAGCGCGCTTTGCTGTACAATGGTTTAAAACACTATTTTATGGTCAAATTCCCGCAACGACCTGGTTCTTTGAAAGATTTTGTCCTCAATGTCCTTGGCTCAAACGACGACATCACGCATTTCGAATATACCAAGAAAAACTCACGGGAAACCGCTTTGGCAATCGTCGGAATCGAGCTTTCAAATCCTTTGGACTTTGACTGTTTGAAAGAAAGAATGCAAGAACTCGGTTATTTTGAATCTTACCTCAATGATAATCCCGATGTCCTTAATATGTTGATTTAA
- a CDS encoding ATP-binding cassette domain-containing protein, protein MSTPIIQISNLNFQYGNQIVLKDFDWEISSGECWMLGGLSGSGKTTLAKIISGEIKNFEGRVKVSFDETSKLTKKVLYVSNWFQFSNLEGDRNFYYQQRYNQQVKNDTINVSAELNHFAKEENLDFGILESYLESFVFENFKNQQLIELSSGEHKKLQLLKALWLKPQVLIIDQPYTGLDVKSRKFLNQAFDDLIKENVTLILITNDDEYPENVQYFVEIENGKLVQRNSPKDFSKGEERTPKSLPFFLQNNKENQGENLIKLENINISYGEKQVLKNIDWEVNSGEQWLLQGHNGSGKSTLLSLLNGDHPQAYANEIYLFGQKRGSGESIWDIKEKIGMISPELHWYFDMNANVGQTIASGFFDSMSLYQKLSFDQQQQLEQILYFFDLKDDKNKKLNTLPLGKQRLVLLARTLIKKPKLLILDEPCQGMDNEQTKYFNQVIDDLASQGQSLIYVGHFESQLPKKLSHKLVLENGTTKIKTKIKESVI, encoded by the coding sequence ATGTCAACCCCAATCATCCAAATTTCAAATCTAAACTTTCAGTACGGTAACCAAATCGTACTGAAAGATTTCGACTGGGAAATATCTTCCGGCGAATGTTGGATGCTTGGCGGTTTGAGTGGAAGCGGAAAAACAACTTTAGCCAAAATCATTTCCGGCGAAATCAAAAATTTCGAAGGAAGAGTGAAAGTCAGTTTTGATGAAACATCGAAGTTGACAAAAAAAGTTCTGTACGTTTCCAACTGGTTTCAGTTCAGCAATCTGGAAGGCGACCGAAATTTTTACTACCAACAGCGGTATAATCAACAAGTAAAAAATGATACTATAAATGTTTCCGCAGAACTCAATCATTTCGCAAAAGAAGAAAACTTGGATTTCGGAATATTAGAATCATATTTAGAATCATTTGTATTTGAGAATTTCAAAAATCAACAACTGATAGAACTTTCCAGTGGCGAACATAAAAAGTTGCAATTGCTGAAAGCACTTTGGCTGAAACCTCAAGTTCTGATTATCGACCAGCCGTACACAGGTTTGGATGTCAAATCAAGAAAGTTTTTGAATCAGGCGTTTGATGATTTAATCAAAGAAAATGTCACACTGATTTTAATTACTAATGATGACGAATATCCCGAAAACGTTCAATATTTTGTTGAGATAGAAAATGGGAAATTAGTTCAAAGAAATTCGCCAAAAGACTTTTCTAAAGGCGAAGAAAGAACACCAAAATCGCTTCCTTTTTTTCTTCAAAACAACAAAGAAAATCAGGGAGAAAACTTAATCAAATTAGAAAATATCAATATTTCCTACGGCGAAAAACAAGTCCTGAAGAACATCGATTGGGAAGTGAATTCCGGCGAACAATGGCTGTTACAAGGTCATAATGGTTCTGGAAAATCAACCTTGTTGAGTTTACTGAATGGCGACCATCCGCAGGCTTATGCCAATGAAATTTATCTTTTCGGACAAAAGCGGGGAAGTGGCGAAAGTATCTGGGACATTAAGGAAAAAATCGGAATGATTTCGCCCGAGTTGCACTGGTATTTCGATATGAATGCGAACGTCGGACAAACGATTGCTTCAGGTTTTTTCGATTCGATGAGTTTGTATCAGAAACTGAGTTTTGACCAACAGCAACAGTTAGAACAGATTCTGTATTTCTTCGATTTGAAGGACGATAAAAACAAAAAGTTAAACACGTTACCACTCGGAAAACAACGTCTGGTTTTACTCGCAAGGACATTGATTAAAAAACCAAAACTCCTGATTCTGGATGAGCCTTGTCAGGGAATGGACAATGAACAGACGAAATATTTCAATCAGGTGATTGATGATTTGGCAAGTCAGGGACAATCGTTGATTTACGTCGGACATTTTGAATCACAATTGCCAAAAAAACTCAGCCACAAACTCGTTCTGGAAAATGGAACCACAAAAATAAAAACCAAAATCAAAGAATCTGTAATATAA
- the ilvC gene encoding ketol-acid reductoisomerase — translation MANYFNTLSLRDQLHQLGQADFMDSSEFSDGVSALKGKKIVVVGCGAQGLNQGLNLRDSGLDVSYTLRQEAIDQKRDSWKNATDNNFKVGTYEELIPTADLVINLTPDKQHTSVISAVQPLMKEGATLSYSHGFNIVEEGMQIRKDITVIMVAPKCPGSEVRAEYLRGFGVPTLIAVHPENDPQGKGWAEAKAYCVGTGGHKAGVLKSSFVAEVKSDLMGEQTILCGLLQTGSILSFDKMVEKGIDAGYASKLVQYGVEVITEALKHGGVSGMMDRLSNPAKLKAFELSEELKDIMRPLFQKHQDDIISGEFSKTMMEDWANGDKNLLKWRAETGETAFEKTPAGDVKIDEQDYFDNYLLMSAFIRAGVELAFETMVEAGIKPESAYYESLHETPLIANTIARKKLFEMNRVISDTAEYGCYLFDQACKPLLADFMKSVDTDLVGKDFNQGKNTSVDNVQLVHVNDILRNHPVEVVGKKLRQAMTAMKLIKTV, via the coding sequence ATGGCAAATTATTTCAATACCTTATCACTCAGAGACCAATTGCATCAGTTAGGACAAGCAGATTTTATGGACAGTTCAGAATTTTCTGACGGCGTTTCCGCGTTGAAAGGAAAGAAAATCGTGGTGGTAGGATGTGGCGCTCAAGGCTTGAATCAAGGTCTGAATCTACGAGACAGCGGACTGGATGTTTCCTACACATTACGTCAGGAAGCAATCGACCAAAAGAGAGATTCCTGGAAAAATGCAACCGACAATAACTTCAAAGTCGGCACTTACGAAGAACTGATTCCAACTGCGGATTTGGTCATCAATTTAACGCCCGACAAACAACATACTTCCGTAATCAGTGCCGTTCAGCCTTTGATGAAAGAAGGCGCAACCTTGTCCTATTCCCACGGATTCAACATCGTGGAAGAAGGAATGCAAATCCGTAAAGACATTACGGTGATTATGGTTGCTCCAAAATGTCCAGGTTCCGAAGTTCGTGCCGAATATCTCCGTGGTTTCGGCGTTCCAACCTTGATTGCCGTTCATCCCGAAAATGACCCGCAAGGCAAAGGTTGGGCAGAGGCAAAAGCTTATTGCGTAGGAACTGGCGGTCACAAAGCCGGCGTTTTGAAATCATCTTTTGTAGCTGAGGTGAAGTCCGATTTAATGGGCGAACAAACCATTCTGTGCGGGCTTTTACAAACAGGCTCTATCCTTTCGTTTGACAAAATGGTCGAGAAAGGAATCGACGCAGGTTACGCTTCCAAATTGGTTCAGTACGGTGTCGAGGTCATCACAGAAGCCCTAAAACACGGAGGTGTCAGCGGAATGATGGACCGACTTTCCAATCCTGCCAAACTAAAAGCTTTCGAATTGTCCGAGGAATTAAAAGATATTATGCGTCCGCTTTTCCAAAAACATCAGGACGACATCATCTCCGGCGAGTTCTCCAAAACAATGATGGAAGACTGGGCAAACGGCGACAAAAACCTCTTGAAGTGGCGTGCAGAAACCGGCGAAACCGCTTTCGAAAAGACACCAGCAGGCGATGTAAAAATCGATGAACAGGACTATTTTGACAACTATCTTTTGATGTCAGCATTCATCAGAGCCGGCGTGGAACTGGCGTTCGAAACGATGGTCGAAGCCGGCATCAAACCGGAATCTGCTTACTACGAATCGCTTCACGAAACGCCTTTGATTGCCAACACCATCGCCAGAAAAAAACTCTTCGAGATGAACCGTGTGATTTCCGACACCGCAGAGTACGGCTGTTACCTTTTCGACCAGGCTTGCAAACCTTTACTGGCGGATTTTATGAAATCGGTGGACACAGATTTGGTCGGAAAAGACTTTAATCAAGGGAAAAATACATCGGTTGACAACGTCCAACTGGTTCACGTGAACGATATTTTGCGAAATCATCCCGTTGAGGTGGTCGGCAAAAAATTACGTCAGGCAATGACGGCGATGAAGTTAATCAAAACAGTTTAA
- the ilvN gene encoding acetolactate synthase small subunit, producing the protein MEKQEFTITLYTENSVGLIGRISGIFSRRKINIESLNTSPSEVDGIHRFTIVINENDEVVRKLCRQLEKQIDIMKAYFNTDDEIVWQEQALYKVPANVVTEKVYVERLLRQYGASTVVIRQDYIVFETAGHREEIDRLTEELNKYGLIEFVRGARIAIIKNSRGIHDKVLEFERREPSAEIVENEFLDKRDDVFTM; encoded by the coding sequence ATGGAAAAACAAGAATTTACCATCACCTTATACACCGAAAACTCTGTAGGATTAATCGGCAGAATATCAGGGATTTTCTCACGAAGAAAAATCAATATCGAAAGTTTGAACACGTCGCCTTCTGAGGTAGATGGCATTCACAGATTCACGATTGTCATTAATGAAAATGATGAAGTCGTAAGAAAACTCTGCCGACAACTCGAGAAGCAGATTGACATTATGAAAGCTTATTTCAACACAGACGACGAAATTGTTTGGCAGGAACAGGCACTTTATAAAGTTCCCGCAAATGTCGTGACAGAAAAGGTTTATGTAGAAAGATTGCTTCGTCAATACGGCGCATCCACAGTTGTGATTCGGCAGGATTACATCGTTTTCGAAACAGCAGGTCATCGCGAAGAAATCGACCGTTTGACCGAAGAACTCAACAAGTACGGACTCATCGAATTTGTCCGAGGCGCAAGAATCGCCATCATCAAAAACAGCCGAGGAATCCACGACAAAGTCCTCGAGTTCGAACGAAGAGAACCTTCCGCCGAAATCGTAGAAAACGAATTCTTGGACAAACGAGACGACGTTTTCACAATGTAA
- the ilvB gene encoding biosynthetic-type acetolactate synthase large subunit: protein MSNTISQIENTELEQQKAVEISGSKAVLEALLQENVHTVFGYPGGAIMPIYDALYDYSDKLKHILVRHEQGAIHAAQGFARTSGKTGVVFATSGPGATNLVTGLADAMIDSNPIVCITGQVFASLLGTDAFQETDVINITTPVTKWNYQVTDATEIPEAIAKAFHIASTGRPGPVLIDITKNAQIQLFEYLGYKKCNHIRSYRPEPEIRNEYIEQATELINQAKKPFVVFGQGVILGKAEEEFKAFIEKTNLPAAATVMGLSALETTHPLHVGMLGMHGNYAPNVMTNECDVLIAVGMRFDDRVTGRLDKYAKQAKIIHLDIDPAEIDKNVKTTVPVWGNCKKTLPMLTALLTENDHSAWLNEFRELEKDEIKEVIQEELNPTSEVLTMGEVIKVLNELTNGDAIIATDVGQHQMVTCRYAKFNHSKSSVTSGGLGTMGFGLPAAIGAWYGAPEKTVVAIIGDGGFQMTLQELGTIMQFGAKVKIMILNNEFLGMVRQWQQLFNERRYSFVNITSPDFVAVAKAYYIDAQRISDRENLKPALETMLNHDGAYLLEVMVGKENNVFPMVTQGSSVSEIRLK from the coding sequence ATGAGTAATACCATTTCACAAATAGAAAACACAGAATTAGAACAGCAGAAAGCCGTAGAAATCTCCGGTTCAAAAGCTGTTTTAGAAGCGTTGTTGCAGGAAAATGTACATACTGTTTTCGGTTATCCTGGTGGTGCCATTATGCCAATCTATGATGCTCTGTACGACTATTCTGACAAACTAAAACATATTTTGGTTCGCCACGAGCAAGGCGCGATCCACGCTGCGCAGGGATTTGCGAGAACTTCTGGGAAAACCGGCGTTGTGTTTGCAACGAGTGGTCCGGGTGCTACGAATTTGGTGACAGGCTTGGCCGATGCAATGATAGACAGCAATCCGATTGTTTGCATCACAGGTCAGGTTTTCGCCTCACTTTTGGGAACGGATGCTTTTCAGGAAACAGATGTCATCAACATCACAACGCCAGTCACAAAATGGAACTATCAAGTAACCGATGCAACAGAAATTCCGGAAGCGATTGCCAAAGCTTTTCATATTGCAAGCACGGGTCGTCCCGGTCCGGTTTTGATTGACATTACCAAAAATGCTCAGATACAATTATTCGAATATCTGGGATATAAGAAATGCAATCATATTAGAAGTTATCGCCCCGAACCGGAAATTAGAAACGAATATATCGAGCAAGCTACAGAACTCATTAACCAAGCCAAAAAACCATTTGTCGTTTTCGGACAAGGCGTGATTTTAGGAAAAGCAGAAGAGGAATTCAAAGCATTTATTGAAAAAACAAATCTTCCTGCAGCAGCTACTGTAATGGGATTAAGTGCTTTGGAAACAACTCATCCTTTACACGTCGGAATGTTGGGAATGCACGGCAATTACGCACCAAACGTAATGACCAACGAATGCGATGTTCTGATTGCGGTCGGAATGCGTTTCGATGACCGAGTGACTGGACGTTTGGATAAATATGCAAAACAAGCTAAAATCATTCATCTTGATATTGACCCTGCCGAAATCGATAAAAATGTGAAAACCACAGTTCCGGTTTGGGGAAATTGCAAAAAGACTTTACCGATGTTGACGGCGCTTCTCACAGAAAATGACCATTCAGCTTGGCTAAACGAATTCCGTGAATTGGAAAAAGACGAAATCAAAGAAGTTATTCAGGAAGAACTCAATCCAACATCTGAAGTTTTGACGATGGGAGAAGTCATCAAAGTTCTGAATGAATTAACGAACGGCGACGCAATCATCGCAACAGACGTTGGTCAACATCAGATGGTCACGTGCCGATATGCAAAATTCAATCATTCAAAATCCAGCGTAACATCAGGTGGTTTGGGAACAATGGGATTTGGTTTGCCAGCAGCAATTGGCGCTTGGTATGGCGCACCGGAAAAAACAGTTGTTGCCATTATCGGAGATGGGGGATTCCAAATGACCTTGCAGGAGTTGGGAACGATTATGCAGTTCGGAGCGAAAGTCAAAATTATGATTCTGAACAATGAGTTTCTAGGAATGGTTAGACAATGGCAGCAATTATTCAATGAAAGACGATATTCTTTCGTGAATATCACAAGCCCGGATTTCGTTGCAGTGGCAAAAGCGTACTACATCGATGCACAAAGGATTTCTGATAGAGAAAATCTAAAACCTGCTTTGGAAACAATGCTAAATCACGATGGCGCTTATCTTCTGGAAGTAATGGTTGGAAAAGAAAATAACGTATTCCCAATGGTAACGCAGGGTTCGTCGGTTTCCGAAATCAGACTTAAATAA
- the ilvD gene encoding dihydroxy-acid dehydratase codes for MCNVELNKYSKTLTKDPTQPATQAMFYGIGFEEEDFDKAQIGIASMGYDGNTCNMHLNGLAEIVKKGVKEQNLVGLMFHTIGISDGMTNGTDGMRYSLVSRDIIADSIEAVCAGQYYDGLITVPGCDKNMPGSLMAMARLDRPSIMVYGGSIAPGHYKGQDLNIVSAFEALGNKIAGKISDEDFKGVIKNSCPSAGACGGMYTANTMASAIEALGMSLPYSSSYPALSKEKKEECQFAGHYVKILLEKDIKPSDIMTPKAFENALRLIMILGGSTNAVLHFIAIAKSIGYDLTLDDFQKISDETPFLADLKPSGKYLMEDLHNVGGVPAVMKYLLDLGLLHGDCLTVTGKTIAENLEHVTSIIDRQQNIIHDIKDPIKATGHIRILYGNLAEKGSVAKITGKEGDYFKGTAIVFDGEKEFIKGIEDKKIKEGNVVVIKNEGPKGAPGMPEMLKPTSALMGSGLGKNVALITDGRFSGGTHGFVVGHITPEAFSGGLIGLIKDGDVIELDAEKNTINALLSDEEINKRKAEFQQPDYKVKRGVLYKYAKSVADASQGCVTDL; via the coding sequence ATGTGTAACGTAGAACTGAACAAATATTCCAAAACGCTTACAAAAGACCCAACGCAACCTGCAACTCAGGCAATGTTTTACGGAATCGGTTTCGAAGAAGAGGATTTCGACAAAGCGCAAATTGGAATCGCAAGTATGGGCTACGACGGCAACACTTGTAATATGCACCTGAATGGTTTGGCGGAAATCGTTAAAAAAGGCGTTAAAGAACAAAACCTAGTTGGCTTAATGTTCCACACCATCGGCATCAGCGACGGAATGACCAATGGAACGGACGGAATGCGTTATTCGCTCGTAAGTCGTGATATCATTGCAGATTCTATCGAAGCGGTTTGTGCCGGTCAATATTACGATGGACTGATTACCGTTCCGGGTTGCGACAAAAATATGCCGGGTTCTTTGATGGCGATGGCTCGTCTCGACCGTCCTTCGATAATGGTTTATGGCGGAAGTATTGCGCCCGGACATTACAAAGGTCAGGATTTGAACATCGTTTCGGCTTTCGAAGCTTTGGGAAATAAAATCGCAGGCAAAATTTCTGACGAAGATTTCAAAGGTGTGATAAAAAACTCCTGCCCAAGCGCCGGTGCGTGTGGTGGAATGTACACTGCCAACACAATGGCTTCAGCAATCGAAGCACTCGGAATGAGTTTGCCCTATTCATCATCTTATCCAGCATTGAGTAAAGAGAAAAAAGAAGAATGTCAGTTCGCCGGACATTACGTGAAAATCCTTTTGGAAAAAGACATCAAACCATCCGACATAATGACGCCAAAAGCGTTTGAAAATGCCTTGAGATTGATTATGATTCTTGGTGGAAGTACCAATGCGGTTTTACATTTTATTGCAATTGCAAAATCCATTGGTTACGATTTGACTTTAGATGATTTTCAAAAAATAAGCGATGAAACACCATTTTTGGCTGACCTCAAACCAAGCGGAAAATACCTGATGGAAGACCTTCACAATGTTGGTGGCGTTCCAGCAGTGATGAAATATCTCTTGGATTTAGGCTTGCTTCACGGCGATTGTTTGACAGTAACAGGAAAAACGATTGCAGAAAATCTGGAACACGTCACTTCGATTATCGATAGACAGCAAAATATCATTCACGATATCAAAGACCCAATCAAAGCAACAGGCCATATCAGAATTTTGTACGGAAATCTTGCCGAGAAAGGTTCTGTAGCAAAAATTACAGGCAAAGAAGGCGATTATTTCAAAGGTACAGCCATCGTTTTCGACGGCGAAAAAGAATTCATCAAAGGCATCGAAGATAAAAAAATCAAAGAAGGAAACGTTGTCGTTATCAAAAACGAAGGTCCGAAAGGTGCACCAGGAATGCCGGAAATGCTGAAACCAACGTCTGCCTTGATGGGTTCAGGTTTAGGTAAAAATGTAGCCTTGATTACAGATGGCAGATTTTCCGGAGGAACGCACGGTTTTGTGGTTGGTCACATTACGCCCGAAGCCTTTTCTGGAGGATTGATTGGCTTGATAAAAGATGGCGATGTAATCGAATTGGATGCTGAAAAAAATACCATCAACGCACTCCTCTCAGACGAAGAAATTAATAAAAGAAAAGCCGAGTTCCAGCAACCAGATTACAAAGTGAAGCGCGGCGTGCTTTACAAATATGCCAAGTCTGTAGCAGATGCATCACAAGGTTGTGTCACCGATTTGTAA
- the ilvE gene encoding branched-chain-amino-acid transaminase — MYYNDDSVLFFGGEYVKAKEAKTDLYGQSLHYGYAVFEGIKSYKTANGTKIFKAEEHYDRLRRSAQTMMMPFDYSTEEMVEATYKLLEINNLSNAYIRPLVICSPNMALSKGQKSYLVIEVWNWDNGYMANQMRIMTSSFERPNPKAFKVEAKVSGHYVNSILACQEAKDKGFDEALVLDADGNVAESSGANIFFEKDGKLFTPAKGSILPGITRATVFEICDQLGIPYEEKFFKPEEMKGADAGFFCGTAAEIVALGSLDDVPFKLNWEESLASKIQTAYRHLVLEEDYSYLKSNLQYV; from the coding sequence ATGTATTACAATGACGACAGTGTTCTCTTTTTTGGTGGGGAATATGTAAAAGCAAAAGAAGCCAAGACCGATTTGTACGGTCAATCGCTACACTACGGATATGCTGTTTTCGAAGGGATTAAATCTTATAAAACCGCGAACGGAACCAAAATTTTCAAAGCGGAAGAACATTACGACAGACTAAGAAGGTCTGCACAAACGATGATGATGCCTTTCGATTATTCAACCGAAGAAATGGTGGAAGCAACTTACAAATTATTGGAAATTAATAATTTATCAAACGCATACATTCGTCCACTCGTCATTTGTTCTCCAAATATGGCCTTGTCAAAAGGACAAAAAAGTTATCTGGTCATTGAGGTTTGGAATTGGGATAACGGTTATATGGCCAACCAAATGAGAATTATGACTTCATCATTCGAACGTCCAAATCCGAAAGCTTTCAAAGTTGAAGCAAAAGTGAGTGGTCATTATGTAAACTCGATTTTGGCTTGTCAGGAAGCAAAAGACAAAGGTTTCGATGAAGCTTTGGTTCTGGATGCTGACGGAAATGTAGCCGAAAGTTCCGGCGCTAATATCTTCTTCGAAAAAGATGGAAAACTTTTCACACCTGCGAAAGGCAGTATTCTTCCCGGAATCACACGAGCAACGGTTTTCGAAATCTGTGACCAACTGGGAATTCCTTATGAGGAAAAATTCTTCAAACCAGAAGAGATGAAAGGTGCAGACGCCGGATTCTTCTGTGGAACAGCAGCCGAAATCGTAGCGTTGGGTTCTCTTGACGATGTTCCTTTCAAATTGAACTGGGAAGAGAGTTTAGCATCAAAAATTCAGACAGCTTACCGTCATTTGGTGTTAGAAGAAGATTATTCATACTTGAAATCAAACCTGCAATATGTGTAA
- a CDS encoding MFS transporter, translating into MTKKIKPNLSIAQIINMSMGFLGIQMAFGLQNGNASRILANLGADVHELSWFWLVAPVTGLIVQPIIGHMGDNTWSPLGRRKPYFLIGAVLCAIGLVLLPNAASVTHMIAANVLLLAVIFLAMMDFSVNIAMEPFRALVGDMLPKHQGTLGFSIQTILIGVGAVIGSEMPNWLTKLGVSNVAAEGYVADNVIYAFYVGATVLIVSILYTIFTTKEYSPAEFAEFEGGKDVVEEPSKFSDMFKDFANIPNLMKKLGIVQFFSWFALFTMWVFTTSALATHHFGLSPQDTKSVDFNKAGDLTGHLFGLYNLFAIPFAFLLTPIAKAIGKKQTHTLALASGGLGLISMYFIKDTSMLWISMVGLGFAWASILAMPYAMLIDAIPQRKMGVYMGIFNFFIVVPQIINGVFGGPIVSKLFGNMAIDYVVVGGACMLLGALITLIFIKSQEESPKEIEEEIQQVHF; encoded by the coding sequence ATGACAAAAAAAATTAAACCAAATCTTTCCATCGCTCAGATTATCAATATGAGTATGGGATTTTTGGGAATCCAGATGGCATTTGGATTGCAAAACGGAAACGCGAGTCGTATTCTCGCAAACCTTGGTGCTGACGTTCACGAGCTTTCTTGGTTCTGGTTGGTGGCGCCTGTTACAGGATTAATTGTGCAACCAATTATCGGTCATATGGGCGACAACACTTGGAGTCCGCTTGGTCGTAGAAAACCCTACTTTTTGATTGGAGCGGTTCTCTGCGCCATCGGATTGGTTCTCCTTCCGAATGCTGCTTCGGTAACGCATATGATTGCTGCAAATGTTTTACTATTAGCCGTAATTTTCCTTGCAATGATGGACTTTTCTGTCAACATTGCAATGGAGCCTTTCCGGGCTTTGGTCGGTGATATGTTGCCGAAACATCAGGGAACTTTAGGGTTTTCCATCCAAACCATTTTGATTGGAGTTGGAGCCGTGATTGGTTCAGAAATGCCAAATTGGTTAACGAAATTAGGTGTTTCAAATGTAGCAGCAGAGGGTTATGTGGCAGATAACGTTATTTATGCATTTTATGTTGGCGCAACTGTTTTGATTGTTTCGATTCTTTACACGATTTTCACAACCAAAGAATATTCTCCAGCAGAGTTTGCAGAATTCGAAGGTGGAAAAGACGTGGTAGAGGAACCTTCGAAGTTTTCTGATATGTTCAAAGATTTTGCAAATATTCCGAACTTGATGAAGAAATTGGGAATCGTTCAATTCTTTTCTTGGTTTGCGCTTTTCACGATGTGGGTTTTCACAACAAGTGCTTTGGCAACGCATCATTTCGGACTTTCTCCGCAAGACACCAAATCCGTTGACTTTAATAAGGCTGGAGATTTGACTGGACATTTATTCGGACTTTATAATTTATTTGCAATTCCATTTGCGTTTTTATTGACACCGATTGCTAAAGCGATTGGGAAAAAACAAACGCACACATTAGCTTTGGCAAGTGGCGGTTTGGGATTGATTTCAATGTATTTCATCAAAGATACTTCGATGCTGTGGATTTCGATGGTAGGATTGGGTTTTGCCTGGGCAAGTATTTTGGCGATGCCTTACGCAATGTTGATTGACGCTATTCCACAAAGAAAAATGGGTGTTTATATGGGGATTTTCAATTTCTTCATTGTCGTTCCTCAAATTATCAATGGTGTTTTTGGAGGACCAATAGTTTCGAAGCTTTTCGGAAATATGGCCATTGATTACGTTGTCGTAGGCGGTGCTTGTATGTTGTTGGGTGCTTTGATTACTTTGATTTTCATTAAATCTCAGGAAGAATCACCGAAAGAAATTGAAGAAGAAATTCAACAGGTTCATTTTTAA